A window of the Streptomyces griseochromogenes genome harbors these coding sequences:
- a CDS encoding MepB family protein, whose product MVTNQPWAMLHGDLLAAKTLAYDPSGFTCSPPVPEPESAEYAACAFTLDGRSVRFRVAKTTPTKVGQFVTVWQRSEEGPIRPFDVEDDVDLFVISSRDDDGFGQFVFPREVLCERGIVSRDGSGGKRGFRVYPPWVTTTNRQARGTQAWQVNHFLSLGQDGPADLARTRALYHP is encoded by the coding sequence ATGGTGACTAATCAGCCCTGGGCCATGCTTCATGGTGACCTGCTCGCGGCGAAGACGCTGGCGTACGACCCGAGCGGCTTCACCTGCTCGCCGCCGGTACCCGAACCGGAGAGCGCCGAGTACGCGGCATGCGCGTTCACACTCGATGGCCGCTCAGTGCGCTTCCGCGTGGCCAAGACCACCCCGACGAAGGTGGGTCAGTTCGTCACCGTGTGGCAGCGGTCCGAGGAGGGACCGATCCGGCCCTTCGACGTCGAGGACGACGTGGACCTCTTCGTCATCAGCAGCCGCGACGACGACGGCTTCGGGCAGTTTGTCTTCCCGCGCGAGGTGTTGTGCGAGCGCGGCATCGTCTCCCGCGACGGCTCCGGAGGAAAGCGCGGATTCCGCGTCTATCCGCCGTGGGTGACCACGACCAACCGGCAGGCCCGCGGCACGCAGGCGTGGCAGGTGAACCACTTCCTCAGCCTCGGCCAGGACGGTCCCGCCGACCTGGCACGCACCCGCGCCCTCTACCACCCGTAG
- a CDS encoding PH domain-containing protein, whose amino-acid sequence MDDVRLRPPRNRVEARAVGWWTLQSAMFALPLPIVFGVLYLFIPPARLFFGWAFVISLVPGLAYMAVMPVWRYRVHRWETTDEAVYAASGWLWQQWRVVPLSRIQTVDTLRGPLQQLFGLSGITVTTASYSGAVKIKGIDHRTAREVVEHLTKSTQATPGDAT is encoded by the coding sequence ATGGATGATGTCAGGCTCAGGCCCCCGCGCAATCGTGTCGAAGCCCGGGCAGTGGGCTGGTGGACGCTTCAGTCTGCGATGTTCGCCCTGCCCCTGCCGATCGTCTTCGGCGTGCTGTATCTCTTCATCCCGCCCGCCAGGCTGTTCTTCGGCTGGGCCTTCGTGATCTCGCTCGTACCGGGCCTCGCCTACATGGCCGTCATGCCCGTCTGGCGCTACCGGGTGCACCGTTGGGAGACCACCGACGAAGCCGTCTACGCGGCGTCCGGCTGGCTCTGGCAGCAGTGGCGGGTCGTGCCGCTGTCTCGCATCCAGACCGTGGACACCCTGCGCGGGCCTCTCCAGCAGCTCTTCGGTCTCTCCGGCATCACCGTCACCACCGCCTCCTACTCCGGCGCCGTGAAGATCAAGGGAATCGACCACCGGACCGCGCGGGAAGTGGTCGAACACCTCACCAAGTCGACCCAGGCCACGCCGGGAGACGCGACATGA
- a CDS encoding FAD-binding oxidoreductase yields the protein MTDSSTPGPSGSGSPTDRSWWGWGTVDQALSDAECTALGKLIPGAADTPLPVPDVPALALPKVRVRPPSALAPLMSSAPRDRASHTYGKAYRDVLRALAGDVSAAPDQVVRPRTEQHVIDVLDWAAEADVAVVPYGAGSSVVGGVEYRADARHGVVSLDLSALDQVLEIDRVSRAARIQAGALGPDLEAQLRPYGLTLRHFPQSFEFSTLGGWLATRAGGHYATLFTHIDDLVESLRVVTPVGINESLRLPGSGAGPSPDRLFLGSEGTLGVITEAWMRLQERPRHKASATVVFDDFHAAVEAVRAVSQSGLHPANCRLLDPGEAALAGVAQDGESVLVLGVESAHAPVDARLTELLALARDHGGTPMSGGPDGGDTAARTWRSAFLRMPYLRDALARMSVVTETFETACTWDRAPELYETVRGRLTEVVREVTGAVGTVNCRFTHVYADGPAPYFTVIAPGRRGAEVAMWDEIKSAAMDLLHDLGATVTHHHAVGRDHRPGYDRQRPEPFALALGAAKRALDPAGILNPGVLIDPTAPAFNDSKPAAFSDPTTVG from the coding sequence GTGACCGACAGCAGCACGCCTGGCCCCTCCGGCTCCGGCTCCCCCACAGACCGCTCATGGTGGGGCTGGGGAACGGTGGACCAGGCACTGTCCGACGCCGAGTGCACCGCGCTCGGCAAACTGATCCCCGGAGCAGCGGACACCCCCTTGCCCGTGCCCGACGTCCCCGCTCTCGCCCTGCCGAAAGTACGGGTCCGGCCGCCCTCCGCACTCGCTCCCCTGATGTCGTCCGCTCCCCGGGACCGGGCTTCGCACACTTACGGCAAGGCGTACCGGGACGTGCTCCGGGCGCTCGCCGGGGATGTCTCCGCAGCCCCCGACCAAGTCGTCCGCCCCCGGACCGAGCAGCATGTGATCGACGTCCTCGACTGGGCGGCCGAGGCCGACGTGGCCGTCGTGCCGTACGGTGCGGGCAGTTCGGTGGTCGGCGGGGTCGAGTACCGCGCGGACGCGCGCCACGGTGTGGTGTCCCTGGATCTCTCCGCCCTGGATCAGGTGCTGGAGATCGACCGGGTCAGCCGGGCCGCGCGCATCCAGGCAGGCGCGCTCGGCCCCGATCTGGAAGCCCAACTGCGTCCTTACGGCCTGACCCTGCGCCATTTCCCGCAGAGCTTCGAGTTCTCCACGCTGGGCGGCTGGCTCGCGACCCGGGCCGGGGGCCACTACGCCACGCTGTTCACCCACATCGACGATCTCGTGGAATCGCTGCGCGTGGTGACGCCCGTCGGGATCAACGAGTCGCTGAGGCTGCCCGGTTCGGGCGCGGGCCCCTCCCCCGACCGGCTCTTCCTGGGCTCCGAGGGAACACTCGGCGTCATCACCGAGGCCTGGATGCGCCTCCAGGAACGCCCGCGGCACAAGGCGTCCGCCACGGTGGTCTTCGACGACTTCCACGCAGCCGTGGAGGCCGTGCGCGCCGTCTCGCAGTCAGGACTGCACCCGGCCAACTGCCGGCTTCTGGACCCGGGGGAGGCCGCTCTGGCGGGAGTCGCGCAGGACGGTGAGAGCGTGCTCGTCCTCGGCGTGGAATCCGCGCACGCGCCGGTCGACGCACGCCTGACCGAGCTCCTCGCCCTGGCCCGCGACCACGGAGGCACGCCCATGTCCGGGGGTCCCGACGGAGGGGACACCGCCGCACGGACGTGGCGCTCGGCATTCCTGCGTATGCCGTACCTCCGTGACGCGCTCGCCCGCATGAGCGTGGTCACCGAGACCTTCGAGACGGCCTGCACCTGGGACCGCGCCCCGGAGCTGTACGAGACCGTGCGCGGACGGCTCACCGAGGTCGTGCGAGAAGTGACGGGGGCGGTCGGCACGGTCAACTGCCGCTTCACCCATGTCTACGCGGACGGGCCCGCGCCGTACTTCACCGTCATCGCGCCGGGCCGGCGCGGTGCGGAGGTGGCCATGTGGGACGAGATCAAGTCCGCGGCCATGGACCTCCTGCACGATCTAGGTGCGACCGTGACCCATCATCACGCGGTCGGTCGCGACCACCGGCCGGGCTACGACCGCCAGCGTCCGGAGCCCTTCGCGCTGGCCCTCGGCGCCGCGAAGCGGGCACTCGATCCGGCCGGGATCCTGAATCCGGGCGTGCTCATAGATCCGACCGCGCCTGCGTTCAATGACTCGAAGCCGGCTGCGTTCAGCGATCCGACGACGGTCGGCTGA
- a CDS encoding AAA family ATPase, with protein sequence MTSAHGRFIQQVRLAPGVDDSRYPFSLPAVRQLAGSGTLVLPPGVTFLVGENGAGKSTLIEAIAVAAGFNPEGGSRNFRFATRATESELGDHLILAWGIRKPRTDFFLRAESYYNVASEIERLNVAGGRPLLPAYGGVSPHERSHGESFLDLATHRFGPAGLYLLDEPEAALSVQSCLALLARMHELVAQGSQFLVATHSPVLLALPGATIMEISDDGGLEQVEFDQALPVRLTREFLGAPGRFLKNLLGTGEIDDARSSWH encoded by the coding sequence ATGACGTCCGCGCACGGCAGGTTCATCCAGCAGGTCCGGCTGGCCCCGGGCGTCGACGACAGCCGGTACCCGTTCAGCCTTCCCGCTGTGAGGCAACTCGCTGGTTCAGGCACACTGGTCCTGCCGCCGGGGGTCACATTCCTGGTGGGTGAGAACGGTGCGGGCAAATCGACGCTGATCGAGGCGATCGCGGTGGCCGCCGGGTTCAATCCCGAGGGCGGTAGCCGGAACTTCCGGTTCGCCACCCGCGCCACCGAGTCGGAGCTGGGTGACCACCTGATCCTGGCCTGGGGGATCCGGAAGCCCCGCACCGACTTCTTCCTGCGGGCCGAGTCCTATTACAACGTGGCCAGCGAGATCGAAAGGCTCAACGTGGCCGGAGGACGGCCACTGCTGCCGGCCTACGGCGGAGTGTCCCCGCATGAGCGCTCCCACGGTGAGTCCTTTCTGGATCTGGCCACCCACCGTTTCGGTCCTGCGGGACTGTATCTTCTGGACGAGCCGGAGGCCGCTCTCTCCGTCCAAAGCTGCCTTGCCCTCCTGGCCCGGATGCACGAGCTTGTCGCACAAGGCAGCCAATTCCTCGTGGCCACACACTCGCCGGTTCTCCTCGCCCTCCCCGGCGCGACAATCATGGAGATCTCCGACGACGGAGGACTGGAGCAGGTCGAATTCGACCAAGCCCTTCCGGTGCGCCTGACACGCGAATTCCTCGGAGCACCGGGCCGTTTCCTGAAGAATCTGCTCGGCACCGGCGAGATCGACGATGCTCGGAGCAGTTGGCACTGA
- a CDS encoding winged helix-turn-helix transcriptional regulator, producing the protein MTTSCPTGRHSHHDAYAAQCPCRALLDLLANKWSTLAIGAMEEGPQRFGALQRRLQGVSPKVLTQTLRRLEDFGLVDRTVYPAVPLHVEYALTALGKSAAVPLNLLRTWAEENIDNTGQGLPSQQ; encoded by the coding sequence ATGACGACCAGCTGCCCGACCGGCCGGCACTCGCACCACGACGCCTACGCCGCGCAGTGCCCCTGCCGCGCCCTGCTCGACCTGCTGGCCAACAAGTGGTCCACGCTGGCCATCGGCGCGATGGAGGAGGGACCGCAGCGGTTCGGCGCACTGCAGCGCCGACTCCAGGGCGTCAGCCCCAAGGTGCTGACTCAGACCCTGCGCCGCCTTGAGGACTTCGGCCTGGTCGACCGCACCGTCTACCCGGCCGTGCCACTGCACGTCGAGTACGCCCTCACCGCGCTGGGCAAGAGCGCCGCCGTCCCGCTCAACCTGCTCCGCACCTGGGCCGAGGAGAACATCGACAACACCGGCCAGGGCCTGCCGTCGCAGCAGTGA
- a CDS encoding NADP-dependent oxidoreductase, with amino-acid sequence MSAGMMRAVVQDGFGGPEVLRVEQVPRPEPLPTEVLVRVHAAGVNPVDWKTRAGDGIAGVLGQPPFVLGWDVSGVVEAVGFGVTTLKAGDEVYGMPWFPRSAGGYAEYVTAPARQFARKPITVGHEQAAAVPLAALTAWQALVDTADLRAGQRVLIHAAAGGVGHFAVQLAKHLGAHIVATAGAGRHAWLKELGADEVIDYTEVRFEDVARDIDVVIDLVGDTHDMTSLRSLQVLRPNGLLVAIPAGVSPELAAAAQARGVQVTPFLVEPDAPALTRIAELVDAGQVVVEVEEVFPLEQAARAHARGENGRTRGKLVLRTTA; translated from the coding sequence ATGTCCGCAGGCATGATGCGCGCGGTGGTCCAGGACGGTTTCGGCGGCCCGGAGGTACTCCGTGTCGAGCAGGTACCCCGGCCCGAGCCGCTGCCGACGGAGGTGCTGGTGCGGGTGCACGCCGCCGGCGTCAACCCGGTGGATTGGAAGACCAGGGCGGGCGATGGCATCGCGGGGGTGCTGGGGCAGCCGCCGTTCGTACTCGGCTGGGACGTTTCCGGAGTGGTGGAGGCGGTGGGCTTCGGCGTCACCACCCTGAAGGCGGGTGATGAGGTGTACGGGATGCCGTGGTTCCCGCGTTCGGCCGGCGGATACGCCGAATATGTCACGGCCCCCGCCCGTCAGTTCGCCCGCAAGCCCATCACGGTGGGACACGAGCAGGCGGCGGCGGTGCCGCTCGCGGCGCTGACCGCCTGGCAGGCGCTGGTGGACACCGCGGACCTCCGAGCCGGGCAGCGCGTGCTGATCCACGCCGCGGCCGGTGGGGTCGGCCACTTCGCGGTCCAGCTCGCCAAGCACCTGGGCGCGCACATTGTCGCCACGGCCGGCGCCGGCCGCCACGCCTGGCTGAAGGAGCTGGGTGCCGACGAGGTCATCGACTACACCGAGGTCCGGTTCGAGGATGTCGCGCGCGACATCGACGTCGTGATCGACCTGGTCGGTGACACCCACGACATGACGAGCCTGCGCTCGCTCCAGGTCCTGCGCCCGAACGGTCTGCTCGTCGCTATCCCGGCCGGTGTTTCGCCCGAACTGGCCGCCGCCGCGCAGGCCCGCGGCGTCCAGGTCACCCCGTTCCTGGTGGAGCCGGACGCTCCGGCCCTGACCCGTATCGCCGAACTCGTCGACGCCGGTCAGGTCGTGGTCGAAGTCGAGGAAGTCTTCCCGCTGGAGCAGGCCGCCCGGGCACACGCCCGAGGTGAGAACGGTCGCACGCGCGGCAAGCTCGTCCTGCGCACCACGGCCTGA
- a CDS encoding TetR/AcrR family transcriptional regulator, whose product MDSESAGPGTVRPGGRTARVRAAVLQVAGDTLAEQGFAHLDLADIARRAEVGKTTVYRRWGTVTGLVADLLTDMAEQSLPRTETGSLLGDLKANARLVQRTLADPRQGALFKAVIAAATCEAKTAEALHHFYDIRVKEWAPCVQQAIDRGEVPDGTDTHEVIRAVSAPLYYRLLTSGDRLDEAAADRAAEAAAVAARAGAYKRTEGLA is encoded by the coding sequence ATGGATTCGGAGAGCGCGGGGCCGGGGACCGTCCGGCCGGGAGGGCGCACGGCGCGAGTGCGGGCGGCGGTGCTGCAGGTAGCCGGGGACACACTGGCTGAGCAGGGCTTCGCCCACCTCGACCTCGCCGACATCGCGCGCCGCGCCGAAGTGGGCAAGACGACCGTCTACCGTCGCTGGGGAACGGTGACCGGCTTGGTGGCCGACCTGCTGACGGACATGGCCGAGCAGTCGCTGCCGCGTACCGAGACCGGTTCACTGCTCGGCGACCTCAAAGCCAACGCCCGGCTCGTGCAGCGCACCTTGGCCGACCCGCGGCAGGGAGCGCTGTTCAAGGCCGTGATCGCAGCAGCCACCTGCGAGGCGAAGACGGCCGAGGCCCTCCATCACTTCTACGACATCCGTGTCAAGGAGTGGGCCCCTTGCGTCCAGCAAGCCATCGACCGGGGCGAGGTGCCCGACGGTACCGACACCCACGAAGTGATCCGCGCTGTCTCCGCCCCGCTCTACTATCGCCTGCTGACCAGCGGCGATCGCCTGGACGAAGCCGCCGCGGACCGGGCCGCCGAAGCCGCCGCGGTTGCCGCGCGGGCGGGGGCGTACAAACGGACCGAAGGGCTTGCGTGA
- a CDS encoding PH domain-containing protein, with amino-acid sequence MSHDTEQREATGTSNDAAEGPEWSRLSPRLLLVNLSMLAGPLALFAVTVALTGADLQALISLGSLVITFLVITGISTMRLLTTRFRVTGDRVELRSGLLFRSHRSVPVDRIRSVDLEAKPMHRLFGLTSLRIGTGEQSSSSSRKLSLDGITRHQARELRRLLIDRRGSGRATGQDEDVTIAEMDWAWLRYAPLTVWGVGSVFVGVGTAYRILHEMKVDPLELGIVKDIEDRFGSVPLWFGVLVAVVITAVAGAAISTATFVDAWTNYRLEREQDGSFRIRRGLLISRSVTIEERRLRGVEVAEPMLLRWAGGASLSAIASGLSNSDENRSRCSLTPPVPRDEALRVAATVLAEEQSPTELTELVPHSRAALRRRINRGLLVLAPVVAIPLGLGLWLTPVLVHTAWITALVGIPVVIALANDAYRALGHGIRDRYLVVRAGTFARRTVALQRDGVIGWNITRSYFQRRNGLLTIGATTAGVGCYKVRDVSLGVGLAYAEEAVPKLLAPFIERSPRG; translated from the coding sequence ATGAGCCACGACACCGAACAGCGGGAGGCCACCGGGACCTCCAACGACGCCGCCGAAGGCCCCGAGTGGAGCAGGCTCAGCCCCAGACTGCTGTTGGTCAACCTGAGCATGCTCGCCGGACCGCTCGCCCTGTTCGCCGTCACGGTCGCCTTGACCGGAGCCGACCTCCAGGCCCTCATCTCGCTCGGCTCACTGGTGATCACCTTCCTGGTCATCACCGGGATCAGCACGATGCGGCTGCTGACCACCCGCTTCCGCGTCACCGGCGACCGCGTCGAACTGCGCTCCGGCCTGCTCTTCCGCAGCCACCGCTCGGTCCCCGTCGACCGGATCCGCAGCGTCGACCTCGAAGCCAAGCCGATGCACCGCCTCTTCGGCCTCACCTCGCTGCGCATCGGCACCGGCGAACAGAGCTCGTCCTCCAGCCGCAAGCTTTCCCTCGACGGCATCACCAGGCATCAGGCGCGCGAACTGCGCAGGCTCCTCATCGACCGCCGTGGCAGCGGCCGCGCCACCGGCCAGGACGAAGACGTCACCATCGCCGAGATGGACTGGGCCTGGCTGCGGTACGCGCCGCTCACCGTCTGGGGCGTCGGCAGTGTCTTCGTCGGCGTCGGCACCGCCTACCGCATCCTGCACGAGATGAAGGTCGACCCGCTCGAACTGGGCATCGTCAAGGACATCGAGGACCGCTTCGGTTCCGTACCCCTGTGGTTCGGCGTCCTCGTCGCCGTCGTGATCACCGCCGTCGCGGGTGCCGCGATCTCCACCGCCACCTTTGTGGACGCCTGGACCAACTACCGCTTGGAGCGCGAGCAGGACGGTAGTTTCCGAATCCGCCGTGGACTGCTCATCTCCCGCTCCGTCACCATCGAGGAGCGTCGGCTGCGCGGCGTCGAGGTCGCCGAGCCGATGCTGCTGCGCTGGGCGGGCGGCGCCAGCCTGAGCGCCATAGCCAGCGGCCTCAGCAACAGCGACGAGAACCGAAGCCGCTGTTCCCTCACCCCGCCTGTGCCCCGGGACGAGGCCCTGCGGGTCGCCGCCACCGTCCTCGCCGAGGAACAGTCCCCGACGGAGCTGACCGAACTCGTCCCGCACTCCCGCGCCGCCCTGCGCCGTCGCATCAACCGCGGCCTGTTGGTCCTCGCGCCTGTCGTCGCGATCCCGCTGGGCCTGGGGCTGTGGCTCACCCCCGTCCTGGTGCACACCGCCTGGATCACGGCACTCGTCGGTATACCGGTCGTCATCGCCCTCGCCAACGACGCCTACCGTGCCCTCGGCCACGGAATCCGCGACCGCTACCTCGTCGTCCGTGCCGGTACCTTCGCCCGCCGCACCGTCGCCCTCCAGCGGGACGGCGTCATCGGCTGGAACATCACCCGCTCCTACTTCCAGCGACGCAACGGGCTGCTCACCATCGGCGCCACCACCGCGGGTGTCGGCTGCTACAAGGTGCGGGACGTATCCCTCGGCGTCGGCCTCGCCTACGCCGAAGAGGCCGTACCCAAGCTGCTCGCCCCGTTCATCGAACGCTCCCCGCGCGGCTGA
- a CDS encoding NADPH-dependent F420 reductase, whose translation MKIAVLGTGGGARCHIAKLLELGHEVVVGTRDPQATLARTEPDMMGNPPFQQFLAEHPGITLLPFGEAAAAADELVISGIDGHNAVAALTVIADQLTGKTLIDYAVPFVYQHEPEHPWPTPWGIMPKLEPVDTDSLGEQIQRALPRTRVVKSFVTQEQSTVVNPAGVGGGDHTMFVAGDHADAKQQTAALLKSYGWTDILDLGPLVAARGMEMYAHMHSAIGFGLGQQFGGHFGIKVVR comes from the coding sequence ATGAAGATCGCTGTTCTCGGTACCGGCGGCGGCGCCCGCTGCCACATCGCCAAGCTGCTCGAACTCGGCCATGAGGTCGTGGTCGGTACCCGCGATCCGCAGGCGACGCTGGCCCGCACCGAGCCCGACATGATGGGTAACCCGCCGTTCCAGCAGTTCCTCGCCGAGCATCCCGGAATCACACTGCTGCCCTTCGGTGAGGCCGCGGCCGCCGCCGACGAGCTGGTCATCAGCGGCATCGACGGCCACAACGCGGTCGCGGCTCTCACAGTGATCGCCGACCAGCTGACGGGGAAGACCCTGATCGACTACGCCGTCCCGTTCGTCTACCAGCACGAGCCGGAGCACCCCTGGCCCACGCCGTGGGGGATCATGCCGAAGCTGGAGCCGGTCGACACGGACAGCCTGGGCGAGCAGATCCAGCGAGCGCTGCCCCGTACCCGGGTCGTGAAGTCCTTCGTCACCCAGGAGCAGAGCACCGTCGTCAACCCGGCCGGCGTCGGCGGCGGGGATCACACCATGTTCGTCGCCGGTGACCACGCCGACGCCAAGCAGCAGACCGCTGCCCTGCTCAAGTCCTACGGCTGGACCGACATCCTCGACCTCGGCCCGCTGGTCGCCGCCCGCGGCATGGAGATGTACGCGCACATGCACTCCGCCATCGGCTTCGGCCTCGGCCAACAGTTCGGGGGCCACTTCGGCATCAAGGTCGTCCGCTGA
- a CDS encoding TetR/AcrR family transcriptional regulator: MTIARASTAPDPADGGTRAGLGGNRIAGTKGVPRARREQQILAAALEEFGRRGHSAASMAEIARHVGVTKPMLYTYFGSKDGLYAACVDHIGPRLLTAIDQTMATCPPEGEPAHAVLAALFQALEDQRHAWFVLYDRTLRAGSEPWHAARRHREAIDELAASGTAALLLEQGNHDTLDADALKHVWTGTVSALIGWWISHPELSAQDMTDRCARLLTVIRMTTRPTPLDGHGSVDSKVGDQAATT; encoded by the coding sequence ATGACGATCGCAAGAGCCTCGACCGCACCGGATCCGGCCGACGGCGGAACGCGAGCAGGGCTCGGCGGGAACCGCATCGCCGGTACCAAGGGCGTTCCACGGGCCCGCCGGGAGCAGCAGATCCTCGCCGCAGCCCTGGAGGAGTTCGGCAGGCGTGGCCACTCGGCGGCGTCGATGGCCGAGATCGCCCGGCACGTGGGCGTCACCAAGCCGATGCTCTACACCTACTTCGGCTCCAAGGACGGCCTCTATGCGGCCTGCGTCGATCACATCGGCCCCCGGCTGCTCACGGCGATCGACCAGACCATGGCGACGTGCCCGCCGGAAGGCGAGCCGGCGCACGCTGTCCTCGCCGCCCTCTTCCAAGCGCTGGAGGATCAGCGGCACGCGTGGTTCGTGCTGTACGACCGGACCCTGCGGGCGGGCTCCGAACCCTGGCACGCCGCCCGGCGCCATCGTGAGGCGATCGACGAACTCGCGGCCTCGGGTACGGCCGCTCTGCTGCTTGAGCAGGGCAACCACGACACCCTCGACGCGGACGCGCTCAAGCACGTGTGGACGGGCACCGTCAGCGCACTGATCGGCTGGTGGATCTCCCACCCCGAACTGTCCGCACAGGACATGACCGACCGCTGCGCCCGCCTCCTCACCGTCATCCGCATGACCACGAGGCCGACGCCCCTCGACGGGCACGGATCGGTTGATTCGAAGGTGGGTGACCAGGCAGCAACCACATGA
- a CDS encoding LysR substrate-binding domain-containing protein: protein MDFALASQPLAERVAVAELADEEFVSTRPGHWQRALLERLFAHAGLTPRVVCEGDEAAATTELIGAGLGIGLMPAVTRRALGEFSPATWLRLDAADCHRTLTLVWRPHAYLSPAAQDFRRLAVERFILDES, encoded by the coding sequence GTGGATTTCGCGCTCGCCTCCCAGCCGTTGGCCGAGCGCGTCGCGGTGGCAGAGTTGGCCGACGAGGAGTTCGTCAGCACACGCCCCGGCCACTGGCAACGTGCCTTGCTGGAGCGGCTTTTCGCCCATGCGGGACTTACGCCGCGGGTGGTCTGTGAGGGCGACGAAGCCGCTGCCACCACGGAACTGATCGGCGCCGGGCTCGGCATCGGCCTGATGCCGGCCGTCACCCGGCGGGCCCTCGGCGAATTCAGCCCGGCGACCTGGCTGCGGCTGGACGCCGCCGACTGCCACCGGACACTCACCTTGGTGTGGCGCCCGCACGCCTACCTCTCCCCCGCCGCCCAGGACTTCCGCCGACTGGCCGTAGAACGGTTCATTCTCGACGAGTCATGA
- a CDS encoding aldo/keto reductase: MEYRRLGASGLKVPALSFGAGTFGGQGPLFGAWGNTDAREARRLVDICLDAGITMFDTADVYSGGASEQVLGDAIKGRRDQVIVSTKTSLPMGDGPGDAGSSRSRLITACEDALRRLSTDYIDLFQLHAFDAGTPIEETLSTLDDLVRAGKVRYLGVSNFSGWQAMKSLAISDRYGHSRYIAHQVYYSLVGRDYEWELMPLGLDQGLGALVWSPLGWGRLTGKVRRDQPLPAGSRLHNTADYGPPVDDEHLYRVIDALDEIAQETGKAIPQIAINWLLQRPTVSSVIIGARNEEQLRQNLGAVGWALTPDQMAKLDAASGRTAPYPYFPYQRQEGFARLNPPVGDLTPVTAA, encoded by the coding sequence ATGGAGTACAGGCGGCTGGGTGCATCCGGACTCAAGGTCCCCGCGCTGAGCTTTGGCGCCGGCACCTTCGGAGGCCAAGGACCGCTGTTCGGCGCCTGGGGCAACACTGATGCGCGAGAAGCGCGCCGCCTCGTGGACATCTGCCTGGACGCCGGAATCACGATGTTCGACACCGCCGACGTCTACTCCGGCGGCGCGTCCGAGCAGGTGTTGGGCGACGCCATCAAAGGCCGCAGGGACCAGGTGATCGTGTCCACCAAGACCAGCCTGCCGATGGGGGACGGCCCAGGCGATGCGGGCTCCTCTCGGTCGCGCCTGATCACCGCGTGCGAGGACGCGCTGCGCCGGCTCAGCACCGACTACATCGACCTGTTCCAACTGCACGCCTTCGACGCAGGCACACCGATCGAGGAGACCCTGTCCACGCTCGACGATCTCGTCCGAGCGGGCAAGGTCCGCTACCTGGGCGTCTCCAACTTCTCCGGCTGGCAGGCGATGAAGTCCCTTGCGATCTCCGACAGATACGGCCACTCGCGCTACATCGCGCATCAGGTCTACTACTCCCTCGTCGGCCGCGACTACGAGTGGGAACTGATGCCCCTCGGACTTGACCAGGGCCTCGGAGCGTTGGTCTGGAGCCCGCTCGGCTGGGGACGGCTCACCGGCAAGGTTCGCCGCGATCAACCGCTCCCCGCCGGCAGTCGACTGCACAACACCGCCGACTACGGCCCGCCGGTAGATGATGAGCACCTCTACCGCGTGATCGACGCCCTAGACGAAATCGCGCAGGAGACCGGCAAGGCCATTCCGCAAATCGCCATCAACTGGCTGCTGCAGCGGCCGACTGTCTCCTCCGTCATCATCGGCGCCCGCAACGAGGAGCAGCTTCGCCAGAACCTCGGCGCCGTCGGCTGGGCACTCACGCCCGACCAGATGGCGAAACTCGACGCGGCGAGCGGCAGGACAGCGCCCTACCCGTACTTTCCTTACCAGCGCCAGGAAGGGTTCGCCCGCCTCAACCCGCCGGTCGGTGACCTCACGCCTGTGACCGCTGCCTGA